In Paenibacillus algicola, a genomic segment contains:
- a CDS encoding glucose-1-phosphate adenylyltransferase, translating to MKRKEMVAMLLAGGQGKRLKSLTRNLAKPAVYFGGTYRIIDFPLSNCANSGIDTVGVLTQYEPLVLHSYIGVGSDWDLDRKNGGVFVLPPYEREDGTTWYRGTADAIFRNLKFIEQYNPEHVLILSGDHIYKMNYDRMLQYHKEKNADCTISVVNVSMEEATRFGILNTEDDLRIYEFEEKPAQPKSTLASMGVYIFRWEMLREYLLMNVRNPDTTHDFGKDIIPLMLEENRTLYAYPFEGYWKDVGTVQSLWEGNMDLLSEHPKLDLNDPDWRIYTRNPNQPAQYIAPLAKVSNCMINEGCRVYGEVRQSVLFYGVEVGEGSVITDSVIMPKVKIGRNVTIHRAIVTENMVIPDGSVIGPQGEDDSEIRLISEEEADVSPEATGSH from the coding sequence ATGAAAAGAAAAGAAATGGTAGCGATGCTGCTTGCCGGAGGCCAGGGCAAACGGCTGAAAAGCCTTACCCGCAATCTGGCAAAGCCGGCCGTATATTTCGGCGGGACTTACCGTATTATTGATTTTCCATTGTCCAACTGCGCAAATTCAGGCATCGACACTGTCGGGGTGCTGACACAGTATGAGCCGCTCGTGCTCCACTCCTATATCGGGGTAGGCAGCGACTGGGATCTGGACCGGAAGAACGGTGGTGTTTTCGTGCTCCCTCCCTACGAACGGGAGGACGGGACAACCTGGTACCGGGGAACAGCGGATGCGATTTTCAGAAACCTGAAATTTATTGAGCAATACAATCCGGAGCATGTGCTGATTCTTTCCGGGGATCACATCTACAAGATGAACTATGACCGGATGCTTCAATACCATAAAGAAAAAAATGCCGACTGCACCATTTCCGTCGTGAATGTATCCATGGAGGAGGCGACCCGGTTCGGAATTCTGAACACCGAGGATGACCTGCGGATCTACGAATTCGAAGAGAAGCCCGCGCAGCCCAAGAGTACGCTGGCTTCCATGGGAGTCTATATTTTCCGCTGGGAAATGCTGCGTGAGTATCTGCTGATGAACGTCCGCAATCCCGATACGACTCACGATTTTGGCAAAGACATTATTCCATTAATGCTGGAGGAGAACCGTACCCTGTATGCGTATCCGTTTGAGGGCTACTGGAAAGACGTCGGAACCGTCCAGAGCCTGTGGGAAGGTAATATGGATCTGCTCTCCGAGCATCCCAAGCTGGATCTGAACGATCCCGACTGGCGCATCTATACCCGAAACCCCAATCAGCCGGCTCAGTACATCGCTCCACTGGCCAAGGTCAGCAACTGTATGATTAATGAGGGCTGCCGGGTATACGGCGAGGTCCGCCAATCCGTGTTGTTCTACGGCGTAGAGGTTGGTGAGGGCAGCGTGATTACCGATTCGGTCATTATGCCGAAGGTGAAGATCGGGCGGAATGTCACCATCCATCGCGCCATTGTGACGGAGAACATGGTCATCCCGGACGGGAGCGTCATTGGTCCGCAGGGAGAAGACGATTCCGAAATCAGGCTGATCAGCGAGGAGGAGGCGGACGTGTCGCCGGAAGCGACCGGGAGTCATTAA
- the glgD gene encoding glucose-1-phosphate adenylyltransferase subunit GlgD, which translates to MKSMIGVINLDHELDVLSELTYFRCGAAVPFAGRYRLIDFVMSNMMHSGVEDIALFVRRKYRSLLDHLGEGGPWDLDRKRGGLFILPPDWNDPSDVSIGEMQHIYNNLDFFERGPAPHIVYSGSQHLGSVDFSAAYEYHIQQGADVTLIYSTPEELLPEHRPCVRLDVAEDGRVTDIHHEQDNRNIYMEMFIMEKNLFLQLVNQCIAHQESHVFRDAIQKNRHKLKIAAYQHTGYHAVINSLESYYRNSLELLNPDTFHALFDPQPVLTKIKYEVPAKYLEGAQVNHSLVANGCQIDGQVENSILFRGVKVKEGARIHNSIIMQKCVIEEGVVLENVILDKDVRITAGIKLQGDVRKPYVVAKDTVI; encoded by the coding sequence ATGAAATCCATGATCGGCGTAATTAATTTGGACCACGAGCTGGATGTACTGAGTGAGCTGACCTATTTCCGCTGCGGTGCGGCTGTGCCTTTTGCCGGACGCTACCGGCTGATCGATTTTGTAATGTCGAATATGATGCACTCCGGGGTGGAGGATATCGCGCTGTTCGTGCGCCGCAAATACCGCTCCCTGCTGGATCATCTGGGAGAAGGCGGTCCCTGGGATCTGGACCGGAAGCGGGGCGGATTATTTATTCTCCCTCCGGACTGGAACGATCCGTCAGATGTATCTATCGGAGAAATGCAGCACATTTATAATAATCTGGATTTTTTCGAGCGCGGTCCGGCACCGCATATTGTGTACTCCGGCAGTCAGCATTTAGGCAGTGTGGATTTCAGCGCCGCCTATGAATATCATATCCAGCAGGGGGCTGACGTGACTCTGATTTACAGCACTCCCGAGGAGCTGCTCCCGGAGCACCGCCCTTGTGTTCGCCTGGACGTTGCAGAGGATGGACGGGTCACGGATATTCATCATGAGCAGGACAACCGGAACATTTATATGGAAATGTTTATTATGGAAAAAAATCTGTTTCTGCAGCTCGTCAACCAATGCATTGCCCACCAGGAAAGCCATGTTTTCCGGGATGCCATCCAAAAGAATCGGCATAAGCTCAAGATTGCCGCTTATCAGCATACCGGCTATCATGCGGTCATTAACTCACTGGAAAGCTATTACCGCAACAGTCTGGAGCTGCTTAATCCGGATACCTTCCACGCTCTGTTTGATCCGCAGCCGGTGCTGACCAAGATCAAGTATGAGGTTCCGGCCAAATATCTGGAGGGAGCGCAGGTTAACCATTCTCTGGTGGCAAATGGCTGTCAGATTGATGGCCAGGTGGAGAACAGCATTCTGTTCCGCGGCGTGAAGGTCAAGGAAGGGGCGCGCATCCATAACTCGATCATTATGCAGAAATGCGTCATTGAAGAGGGTGTGGTGCTGGAGAATGTCATACTGGACAAAGACGTCAGAATTACCGCAGGAATCAAGCTGCAGGGAGATGTACGCAAGCCGTACGTCGTTGCCAAGGATACGGTGATTTAA